GTATTGAACAGCAAAATATGGAGCTCACAAGATGCTGACAGCGATATTCTTCCTGTACTAAGATTAAGTTACCACCATCTTCCTTCACATTTGAAGAGATGCTTTGCTTATTGCGCGATTCTTCCAAAAGATCATGAGTTTGAGGAGAAGGAACTAGTGCTTCTATGGATGGCAGAAGGTTTGATTCAACAAATGGATGGCCAAAAGCAGATGGAAGTTGTTGGAGTTGAGTATTTCCGTGATTTATTATCTAGATCTCTTTTTCAAGCATCAGGCAGTGGTGAATCTAAATTTGTAATGCATGACCTTGTTAATGATCTAGCACAAAGGGTTGCAGGAGAAATATGTTTAAGATTGGACGATGAATGTAGGGTTGGTGAACCATCCAAAGGAGAAAGAGCTCGACACTCATCTTACATTCGTGGCTATTGTAATGGCATTACGAGATTTGAACCTTTCCACAGGATGCAATATTTACGGACCTTTCTGTCTCTCTCTCTAAGACTAAGTAATTTCCCAGAAAGCTTCTTACCAAATTATGTTCCTTCTGAATTGTTACCAAAGCTGAGATGTTTAAGAGTATTGTCTTTTAGTCATTATAGCATTGGCGAGCTACCAGATTCAATTGGTAACTTAAAACTTTTAAGGTACCTAGACCTTTCACAtactcaaatcagaattttacccAAGTCAGTAACTTCATTGTATAGCTTACAAACTATCATGTTGAAAGGATGCTCACGGCTTGAGGAATTGCCTTCAGAAATAGGAAATCTGATCAGTTTGCGCTTTCTTGACATCACGGGTGCACATTTAGTAGAAGGGATGCCAATAGGAATAAAAGCATTAAAAAGTCTTCGAACATTGTCTGATTTTGTGGTGGGAAAAAATGGTGCAGCCTGTCTATCAGCTTTGATGGACTTAAAATTCCTTCAGAAAGCCCTCCACATTTCCAAGTTGGAGAATGTGATTAATGCTCAGGATGCAAGGCAGGCCAACTTAACAGATAAGAAAGACTTAGATGATCTATTTCTTGAATGGACATATGATAGTGCACGGAATGAGAGACTTGATAGAGATGTACTTGGCAGCCTTCAACCTCATACACAATTGAAAAAGCTATATGTAAAAGGCTATTGTGGTGCCAGATTTCCCTCTTGGGTAGGAAATATCTCATTCTGTAATCTTGTGTTCTTAAGGTTCGAGAACTGTAAGAAATGCACATCCTTGCCACAGCTTGGGCAACTACCTTCTCTAAAAACCCTGATCATTGAAGGGATGGCTGGTATAAAGTTGATTGATCATGAATTTTATGGGGAGAGTTGCTCAAATCCTTTTCCAGCTCTTGAGACTCTGATATTTAGGAACATGCCCGAATGGGAGAACTGGAATCCCTGTGGGTTTGAATTCCCTTGCTTGCTTGAACTTTCCATTATTAGTTGTTGCAAACTGTCAGGACATCTGCCCTGCCATCTTTCTTCACTTGAAAAGCTTGTGATTCTACATTGTCCAGAATTTGTTGTTTCGCTCCCAAGACTCCCAAAGGTTTCAGAGTTGAAAATTGTAAGATGCAAAGAGGTGGATTGTTGTGATATAGAAGACAACTTTGGTCCATTAAACTCAATGGAACTCTCTGAAATTTCAAAGTGCACAATTCTAGGAGAGGAATTCATTCAAGGGTTAAGGAAGGTAAAAGATCTAACTGTTGATGGGGATATATTTCCTTCTTCACCTCATCTGACCTCCAATGCACTAGATGGAGAAGCAGAGCAGCTGGAACAAGGGCAGGCTGATAGTGAACTTGAAATTTTAAGATTAAGAAAATGTGCAAACCTTGTGAGGCTGCCACGTTGGCTTTATAATGTCATGTCACTTAGAGAGCTAACAATTGAACGCTGCCCAGGTCTTGCTTTATTTCCAAATGTGGGTTTGCCATCTATGCTGAGAGTGATTCGGATTAGGAAATCGAATGCTCTAGTTCCTTTCCCTGTTCAGGTGATACCTAGCAGCAGGTGTCTTGAAGAGTTGGAAATTGACCAGTGCGATTCTTTGATGTCCTTTGGAAGAGGACAATTACCTCCAACTCTAAAAAGACTAGAAATAAAATCTTGCAAGAATTTGCAGAGCTTGCTAGACGAAGGAGAAGGTTCTTCTTTACTAACCAGCTGCGCTGGCAACACATCTAATCTTGAATTTTTGTCAGTTTACAACTGCCAGTCTCTTACATCCTTATCGAGGGGCAAGCTACCTGCTTCTCTTATACACCTAAAGGTTCATACTTGTCCAGAGCTTACATCTTTATCACCAAGAGGCAGCTTACCGACAAAACTACAAGACTTGGAGGTTCTCAATTGTTCAAAACTGGAGTCAATCACTGAGAGGTTTACCAACAATTCTCTTGGACGTATTGTGATCCGAAGTTGCAAAAATCTTAAATCTTTACCAGATGACCTTCACAAGGTCAtgaatcttcatgaaatttttataacAGATTGTGCAGTTCTTGTTTGCTTCCCTCGTGGGGGGTTGCCCATTGCTTATTTGAAAAACCTCTGGATCCAAGGCTGTGAGAAACTTGAGGCTCTTCCTGATAACATGCACAACCTTGCATCTCTTCAAGAATTGAGGATAGATGATTGTCCACGCATTGATTCCTTTCCAGAAGACGGCTTCCCGACCAACCTAACAACACTTCGGATTTACAAGCTCAAGATTTGCAAGCAACTGTTTGAATGGGGGTTGTACAGATTTACCGCTCTTAAAGAGCTTGATATTCAAGGTGGATGCCCTGATGTGGTGTCTTTTCCACAGGATAAGATAGGAATGATGCTGCCTTCCTCTTTAACCGTCCTGTTTATTAAGGACTTCACAAGTCTGGTATCTCTTTCCACCAATGGATTTCAGAACCTCAACTCACTGGAATATCTGCATATCTCAAGTTGCCCTAAGCTTGCCTCCTTTCCAAAGAACACTCTGCCTCGCTCACTTTTGCAACTGATCATCAATGGTTGTCCTCTACTAAAACGAAGGTGCCAGAAGGGTAAGGGGCAAGAGTGGTCAAAGATAGCTCACATTCCTTATGTCACTATAGATGGAATGATAAATGGAAGACCTCTTTTCGGCTCAGGTAAAATCAGTTGACATATAACTTTAGCTATTAGAAAACTGAAAAGCTGTGTGGCTTTTTGGATGCCTTTTTTTAATGTGGTAGAAAAACTGATGATATTATTTCATAAGGGTATGCAtatttatgtgcaagatttcctAAGATTAGGCTAACTATTTAGGTAGATATACATATCTAATCCTATAATCAAGCTAATAGAGAATCTATAGATTTGTTTCCTAATCCTACAACTTCTGTAACACTTTTTATTGACATTGTAGTGAAtattgattatttaattaattatatgatacaaTGGTATGTTTGCAGTTAAGATAGATCTGCATCAGCATACAACATTTCGTTAAATATGTCAAATTTTGAAAGTTCATATACTTTAGTTTGTCCACTTCAATGCCTTTTAATACCGTttctttcttcctcctttttcttttctatttttctattttcCTCTAAGCATGATTCAGTTCCAAATAGCTACTTTTAATGCAAGACTTGCAACTGCAGTTTTCAATTATAATTTGGTTTGCAAGGTCCTCTATATGCCAAGACAATGATTATAGGGATAAGAACGTAGAGAGCCCTTGAACTTTACTGATTTTTCTAATGAAGTCCTCAAAACTTTTTTTTTCCCTATCAAATGTgtattcataatttttaaaatcatttaAATGAATCCTCATTACCAAATTATTCTAAACAATAACTAAAATTTGCTATTTCAAATTCTTTAaggtaaatttaatataataatacgaCAAATAAACATTATTTTAAACTTTTGATGCCTTAACACTCGGAAacttgaaaataaaaatattgcAACATATTGCCAATTGGGTTTTTTGTTGtccaaaattttcatatttttatattttacccATTTTTTTTCTGGCAATAAACATATAACCTGATATgcattcttcatttctttttttgggTCAAATGCATTTGAACAACTAGGGCTGTTGACAGTAAAATTTTGGCTATGAAGGACTGATATAGATTGTTTGAGGAAGTATGAGGACTTGATTGATGAAAAATAAAGTTTGAGGACTCAATTAGAATTGTAAGTAAAGTTTGAGTGCTTTATGTGTAATTGTTCCTTATTTCATTAAAGGATGCTCACAGTTGAATTCCTTATTGTCTATGAAAACATAGATGTACTTATGTATTTCAATTGTCCatttaaattcaataataaatttcTGATTTTCCTGTGTAGGAATACGTGGTGGCCAAAGAAGTGGCTTTTTGAGAAGGTTGCTGAATAATATGTAATGTGTGTTATTTATCCTGTCATTGGTACTTCAGAGGAACTACATGGGGAGGTAGATTGATTTTCCATTACTTTTGCATCTTCACTAACATGCAATGCAATGATACTGAAGCTTGGAAACCTTATTGCTGGTGGACCTTCAGTTACACATGATGTAAACCATGAACTTGCaacaaattattatatattgaaTAACAGCTATAACAGATTATTGCTGTTGGACCTTCTGGTTAATCTTTTGCAATAGATTATTATGGAATAATTGCACTAAATGCAAAATAACCTGAATGACCTTCAATAGTTtgtttttaaattgaaaatttctaATTTGACTATGTTGGCCAAGTGGGGCGACTGATTATTacattatttttctattttattagTTTCAAAAGAGGAGAAAgtatataaaattttttcttacttatgttatataatattaatattaatattcatttttatttatatgaataaatttattattataaaaaaattttattttaagtattttttattttaagtaattaaataacaatttattattataacaaattattattaaatttatcattTATCAATAATATAACTATTAAATCATGGTTGAACCTTAAATCTTTAATCATTTATTGCTACTGGTTTAATGACCGAGCTAAGTTTAAAAATCTTGATAATATCATTTTTTTAGTtgtgttatttttaatttgatttaagttAATGTTTAAAAGATTTacgtttaatttattttaatttaattaattttattttaatataagaaaattttaataatat
The Hevea brasiliensis isolate MT/VB/25A 57/8 chromosome 18, ASM3005281v1, whole genome shotgun sequence genome window above contains:
- the LOC110642630 gene encoding putative disease resistance RPP13-like protein 1, giving the protein MGEASEAKVSIIPIVGMGGVGKTTLARLVYHDKELQKFHPKAWVCVSDDFDIMRITKGILESITLEPCDLKELNQVQLKLNNELSGKRFLIVLDDVWNKKYSDWNVLRIPFMAGAPGSNVIVTTRDRDIAEMMGTVECHELKQISDDDCWLVFARHAFENRSVEAHSNLEIIGKKIVNKCGGLPLAARTLGGLLRSKQRDDEWEDVLNSKIWSSQDADSDILPVLRLSYHHLPSHLKRCFAYCAILPKDHEFEEKELVLLWMAEGLIQQMDGQKQMEVVGVEYFRDLLSRSLFQASGSGESKFVMHDLVNDLAQRVAGEICLRLDDECRVGEPSKGERARHSSYIRGYCNGITRFEPFHRMQYLRTFLSLSLRLSNFPESFLPNYVPSELLPKLRCLRVLSFSHYSIGELPDSIGNLKLLRYLDLSHTQIRILPKSVTSLYSLQTIMLKGCSRLEELPSEIGNLISLRFLDITGAHLVEGMPIGIKALKSLRTLSDFVVGKNGAACLSALMDLKFLQKALHISKLENVINAQDARQANLTDKKDLDDLFLEWTYDSARNERLDRDVLGSLQPHTQLKKLYVKGYCGARFPSWVGNISFCNLVFLRFENCKKCTSLPQLGQLPSLKTLIIEGMAGIKLIDHEFYGESCSNPFPALETLIFRNMPEWENWNPCGFEFPCLLELSIISCCKLSGHLPCHLSSLEKLVILHCPEFVVSLPRLPKVSELKIVRCKEVDCCDIEDNFGPLNSMELSEISKCTILGEEFIQGLRKVKDLTVDGDIFPSSPHLTSNALDGEAEQLEQGQADSELEILRLRKCANLVRLPRWLYNVMSLRELTIERCPGLALFPNVGLPSMLRVIRIRKSNALVPFPVQVIPSSRCLEELEIDQCDSLMSFGRGQLPPTLKRLEIKSCKNLQSLLDEGEGSSLLTSCAGNTSNLEFLSVYNCQSLTSLSRGKLPASLIHLKVHTCPELTSLSPRGSLPTKLQDLEVLNCSKLESITERFTNNSLGRIVIRSCKNLKSLPDDLHKVMNLHEIFITDCAVLVCFPRGGLPIAYLKNLWIQGCEKLEALPDNMHNLASLQELRIDDCPRIDSFPEDGFPTNLTTLRIYKLKICKQLFEWGLYRFTALKELDIQGGCPDVVSFPQDKIGMMLPSSLTVLFIKDFTSLVSLSTNGFQNLNSLEYLHISSCPKLASFPKNTLPRSLLQLIINGCPLLKRRCQKGKGQEWSKIAHIPYVTIDGMINGRPLFGSGIRGGQRSGFLRRLLNNM